From Paenibacillus graminis:
ATCAAAGTCTGGTGGACACGAATGTCAACCTGATCACTGCACCGGAAATCAAAGCAACCGACCTGGTGATCGGCTACAAGAATAAAGCGACCGATGGAACCGGACTCTACTATGTCTTCCTGAACGGCGACAATGCTGCTAGAACTTTGACCCTTTCCGAGGATTTAACCGGAGGCCAGGTGCTTGTGGACAATGATCAAGCCGGAGTGACGGCGATTCCTGTGGACAGCCTGAGCGGCTTCACGCTGACGTCAAATTCAATTACCCTGGACCCGCTTACTGCTGTGGTTATCCGCAAGGATGCCGCCGCCGCTGTTTTGGCTTCTCTGGGGACGGACAGCACAGGATATGCGCTGCAGACCGGCGGTACACATCAGACAGCTGTAACAGCCAAATACGATGACGGCAGCGCAAGAACGGTTACGAATGCAGCAGCCTATATCTCCAGTAACCCGGCGATTGCCACGGTAACAAGCAAAGGAATGGTCAAGGCCGTTAAGCCGGGAACAGCCACAATTACAATCACTTTTGGCGGACTCTCTGCCAAGGTGAATGTAGAAGTGACCAAAGAGCCGGTAGACACCAAACGGTATGTGCAAATTACCTATGTCCGAGACGACAAGGATTACAATGACTGGAATCTCTGGGTGTGGAATACGGGCGTGAAAAACGATCAGATCGATTTCACCACCTTCAAGGATGGCAAGGCCAGTGTGCTGATAGAGGTGGCACCGAATGCGACGAGTGTCGGTTTTGTCCTCCGCAAGGGTACGGACTGGAATACCGGCAAGCAGGATTATCCGGATGACCGGGTCATTCCGCTGGCGGCGGGCGAAGCTTTTACCAAAGTGATTGTAACCAGCATGGTAAAAGAGCTTGATATCAAGCCTGCGATTGGCGGTCCGGTGATGAGGGACGGAACGATCACGTTCCGGTACAGGGATGATGCGCTGTTCCGCACAGGTCATCAGGAAGCCATCAGCGGGGTTAAGGTTAAGGTGAACGGCAAAGAGTATCCGATGGCTTATGAGGCAGCGGAGGAATGGTTCAGCTATAAGCTGAAGGATGTGCAGGAAGGGACGTACAAATATAGTTTTGTTGTAACCAAAGACGGAGTGACCGAAGAGCTGACTGACCCGAAAAACACCGTGAACGGTGAATCCGTTGTCGTCTATCATATCCCGGAAGTTACGATTACTGCAGCAGTTCAGCCGGAGGCCATCGCCTCCAATGAGAATGCAGTGGTTACGGTAAAAGCCGCTTCCGAGGAAAAAGTATCTTACGTGGATGGTTATATGGATCTGTCCGCCCTTGGCGGACCGGAAGCAGTGAAGCTGGATACAGAGCTCATGCAGCAGACGGTTGCAGTGAAGAACAGCGTGCCGGCAGGAATAAAAAGCATTCCAATTACTCTGCTGGATGAATATGGAAATACGCACAAAGGGACTGCACGGGTTGAAGTGAAGGCGAGAACGTATACGGGCGGCCCGCTTGATTTTGATTGGGATGAAGCGCGGATCTACTTCGCTCTTACGGACCGGTTCAAGGATGGGGATGCTGCGAACAATGCGGACGTTGATACAACCCACCTGGAAGCCTATCACGGCGGGGATTTCCGCGGGATGATCGACAGTCTCGATTATCTTCAGAAGCTGGGGATCAATACCCTGTGGATTAGCCCGGTTGTGGACAATATCGATTTCAACAAAGGTGCCGGTTTCGGCGGTACGCAGTATGGCTACCATGGCTATTGGGCCAAGGATTTCACTCAGCTGGATGAGCATCTGGGCGACATGGCAACCTTCAAAGAGCTGATTGAGAAAGCCCATGACAAAGGCATCAAGATTATGGTGGATGTTGTGCTGAATCATGCCGGCTACGGCCTGAAGGCAGAAGACAATTATCCGGGTGTTTCGGCTGAGGATAAGGCGCGTTTTGTCGGTATGCTCCGCGAGGATGGCGTATCCGCTGATACGGACCCGATCAAGGGTGAGCTGGCAGGCCTGCCCGATTTCAAAACCGAAGATCCGGCGGTCCGCAAGACCCTTATCGACTGGCAAACCGGCTGGCTCGACAACGCACGGACGGAGCGCGGAGACACGATTGACTATTTCCGTGTGGACACCGTGAAGCATGTGGACAGCACCACCTGGAAAGCGTTCAAAAATGCGCTGACCGCCATTGATCCAGCCTTCAAGCTGACGGGGGAATATTTTGGCGGCACGCTGGACAATGACGGCGGCAACCTGCACTCCGGCCAGATGGACGGTCTGCTGGATTTCGGCTTCAAGAACGCCGCGAAGGATTTTACAGACGGCAAAATCTCGGTTGTGGATACGTATCTGCAACACCGGGAAGCCCAGATGGACAACACCGGGATGATGGCTCAGTTCCTGAGCAGCCACGACGAGAACGGCTTCCTGTCTAATTATGTGGATGGAGACAAGGACAAGCTGAAGATTGCTGCCGCCTTGCAAATTACGGCAAAGGGACAGCCGGTTATTTACTACGGGGAAGAGCTGGGACGTTCCGGTGCCAATTCCGGGGACTTGTCCAAAGGAGAGTTCAGCGAGAACCGCGGGGATATGCCATGGGATCAGCTGGGTGCAGAACAGGGGCTTCACGATCACTATCAGAAGCTGCTGAATATCCGCGCCAAGTACTCCCAAATATATTCCAAAGGTATCCGTACCAAGCTGGCAGGCTCCGATGAGCTGGGATATCTGGCTTTTGACAAGCAGTATGACGGAGCAAATATTGTGACCGCTATCAATACAAAGGCTGAGGCGGTATCGGTAAGCCTTCCGGTCCCTTTTGCCGCACAGGCTGTGGTTGTGGATGAATACAGCGGCAAAACCTATACGGTATCAGGGGATCAGAAAGTGACAGTTGAACTGCCGGGCAGGGGTGACGGGGGAACGGTTATACTGGCCGTTGTTCCTAAAGTGACGCCTACGCCGGCCCCGACGCCATCGCCAACACCAACGCCGGAACCTGCGGGCGGGTCCGGTTCGAATCCGGTGATTGTGGCAACAGCTGCCCCTGCTGCTGATACGCAGCTTATCAGCGGGGACAGTCTGAAGAACGGCAAGGATGGCAAAGTCACAGTGGAACTCGCTTCTGGCAAGCAAGCGGTGCTCCTTCCGCTTCAGGCCGCGGCCATGCTGGGGACAAATGATCTGGTGCTCACTATGCGGGGTCTATCCATAACGCTGCCTGCCCAGGTTCTGCGCACCATTCAGGGAACCTTAACTGGAGCAGATGCAGAAGGTGCGCAGATTCTATTGGGCGCAGTACCGCTTACAAGCAATGCGGCGAGCGCGCTGCTTGCGGGTATTAGCAAGGACAACATGTCGGCAGCTGCGGCATCGGACCTCTATGAGTTTAGACTTGAAATTATCCGCAAGGACGGTAAGAAGATCCCCGTGACCTCGTTCGCAGAACCGGTCAAGCTGGCCTTCCAGCTTAAAGGGAACCCCGACAAGGAACTGCTTGGTGTCTACTATTTGGAGGACAACAGTTCACTACAGTATGTTGGGGGATCGCAGCAAGGGGATGTCATTACAGCCGGGGTAACACATTTCAGCAAATATGCAGCGCTTGTAATCAATAAAGTCTACTCAGATGTTCCGGCTGCCTATTGGGCAGAATCAGCGATTAAGTCACTTAGCGCGAAGCAGGTGATTACAGGTGTTACGGCATCCGAGTTCAAGCCCGGGAACCCTGTCACCCGTGCGGAATTCACCTCACTCCTTATGCGTTCGCTTAGCCTTCAGGCCCAAGGGCAGGCCGCATTGAAGGATGTGAAAGAGGAAGAACAGAGTGGATTCACGGATGTGAGGGCAGATGCCTGGTATGCTTCCTATGTGTCGGCTGCAGTCCGTCAGGGGATTGTGGCTGGACGCACCAGGGACTTGTTCGTTCCGGATGCAGTGATCAGCCGTAAGGAAATGGCCGTCATGATCATCCGGGCGCTGGAGATGAAGCAAGGCAAGAAGCTTGACCCGGTCAATGGCGGATTGCGGTTTGCCGATGCTTCCAGCATCAGCTCGTGGGCTGCACCATATGTGAGTGCCGCAGCAGAGCAGGGACTTCTGCAGGGCAGAGCAGGCAACAAGTTCGCACCGGAAGCTTGGATGACCCGGGCCGAAGCTGCCCAGGTAATATATAGATTGCTTGGGAAGTAGGTCGTTCGGGAGGCCTCAAGAGCTGAGGAAATCAACAGGAGTACAGCAGCAGTGGATCAACAGGAGAAAGCAGCAAGTGGATCAGTAGAGTAATATAGCAAAGTACAGCAACAGGAGTGGGTTAGCAAAGTAATATAGCAAAGTACAGCAACAGGAGTGGATTAGCAAAGTAAATAAAGACTACCCAAAGGGCACTCTTCCCAGTGAAGAGTGCCCTTTGGGTGTTGGAAGATAAGTCCCTTCATCTTGAAACCTCAGAAGTTAAGTGGAAAAAGTAAAACTAATTGGCCGAGAACCCCGCCGCAACAAGGTTTAGTGGGAATTTGCCCACTTCATTCAAGACATTTCACCTCATTTGGCTGGTTATGGCCGAATTAGTGGTACTTTTTCCCGCTAATGGTGCTCCAGGAGCCGGTCAGGCCGAAAATAGTGATACTTTTTCCCGCTAATGTTCTCCAGAGCCGCCAGGTGAGATTAGTGGTCCTTATTACTGCGGATATCACGAAATTCAGCGGATAAGGTGGAGGTCCATGGGAGGCGCTATCGTACTATGGCGTTAAGGCGTTATCGTGGTTATGGAGCAAGGGCGAGCCGTCGGCAGCATAGCAGTAAAGGCGAAGATAAGCGAAGACAGGCCTGCGGGTTGCCGCAAGGCTGTTCCGGTTCCTTTTTTAATACATACGGAATATTCCATAGTCTTACCGATGAATTGCAGTGAATCAGCGCCGAGTTATGGGGATTTAAGCCGCTTGCAGGAGGATCGCTCCATAAAAAGGGTATCGATTTTAATTTTTGCGCTCACGGCTGAGCTAGTGTGAAAAGGTGAAGTCAAGAGGTCAACGGCCCATTGCGCCATTTGCTGTTTTTCTACGTGAACGGTGGTCAGCTCCGGCGTCTGAATGAGAGATTCGTTGATATTATCGAATCCGACGGCCGATACATCCTCTGGAAATGAGAAGCCTAGTTCAGCGAGTGCCCTCATGGTGCTGATGGCTATATAATCACATCCACAGAAGAAAGCGGTAGGAAACGGCTGTCCATTATCCATTAATTTGTGCAATTTTTCCCTTAAGGGTAACTGGGAAGAGAACAGGGTTGGAGGCACAGCCAGAATGTTGCTTTTGGAAATCTCCAAATGATGCTCAGCCAACGCAGACAAAACCCCCCGCTTGCGCTCATCGAAGTTGTGAATCCGTTGTCTGCAATCTCATTTCATACATTGTCTGAACACGGGCGAGGAATTTCAGACGAGCGGAGAAGACAACTTAAAAACGCTGGAGCTTGTATTTGAAACTTACAGGAACGCAAAAGAACATAGGGTCATTCATTTTTGACAGCCGATAGACACACTGCCCTGAAATCATATGGCTTGGTGGATATCGACACAATGATGGACTTCCGGGCAAGGTCGTATATGCAGATCAAAAAAGAACCTGATAAGAGCTCATCAGGTTCTGGTTTTTTTTGAATTTAAAAGCGGGACAAGTCAGATTGGTTACTCTTATAGCTGTCTTGTGCTGTTACAGCAACGCTTTGAGCACCGCATAGCCGTATGCGGGCAGCTTGATCGACAGTTTGCTGCGTTCGGCGCGCACGGTGTCGCCGGTAAACAGGTTCTCCCAGTTGCGGTCTTCTACATCAAGGGAGAAGGTTTGCGCCGTTTCCTCTGTGTTGACAAGCACCAGGATGATATTATCGCCCAGACGGCGTTCGTAGGCGAGCTTGCTTCCCTGCGGTCCGGCTTCCAGGAAGGTAAAGGTGCCAGTGCGGAGCGCAGGATGGCTGCTGCGGATTTCAATCAGCTTGCGGTAATAGCTGAACAGGTCCAGATCCTGATTTTCCGGGTTCCATTCCATGCATTTGCGGCAGCCCGGATCGCCTTCGCCGTCCATGCCGATTTCGTCACCGTAATAAATGCAAGGTGTGCCCATGAAGGTGAACTGGAACAATGCGGCAAGCTTTTGCTTATTTTTGTCCCCTTCAGCCAGAGTCAAAAGACGCGGCGTATCATGGCTGTCCAGCAGGTTGAAGGCTACTTCGCTGGCTTGCAGCGGGTAGCGGGAGAGCTGTTTGCCAATAGCGTTGGCGAAGCCTTCGGCATCCAGTGTGCCATAGATAAAAAAGTCGAGCACGGCATCGGTGAAGGGATAATTCATGACCGCATCGAATTTGTCGCCTTCCAGCCAAGGTGATGATTCATGCCAGATTTCGCCCAGAATATAGGCATCCGGATTCGCACGCTTGACAACCTTGCGGAAATCACGCCAGAACTCAAGATCTACCTCGTTGGCAACATCGAGCCGCCAGCCGTCAATGCCTACCTCGGTGATCCAGTATTCTGCAACCTTCAGTAAATATTCTTTTACAGCGGAATTCTCGGTGTTCAGCTTCGGCATTAAGGGCTCGAAGGCAAAAGCATCATAAGTCGGAATATTATCCACTACCTGCAGCGGAAACTCACGGACATGGAACCAGTCTTTGAAGGGGGAAGCTTCACCCTTTTCGAGTACATCCACAAATGGGGCAAAGGTCCGGCCCGAATGGTTGAACACTGCATCCAGCAGCACGCGGATTCCGCGTTCATGGCAGGCGGCGACCAGCTTTTTCAGCGTCTCTACATCACCAAAATGAGGATCGACCGACATATAGTCTTCCGTATCGTATTTGTGGTTGGTGGTCGCGGTGAAGATCGGGGTGAAGTAGATGCCGGTAATGCCGAGCTCGCTCAAATGATCCAGATGGTCAATGACCCCTTGCAGGTCGCCGCCGAAAAAGTTCTCCGGTGTAGGCGTTCCGCCCCAAGGCTGCACATCGGCCGGATTCCGGCCGGGATCGCCATTTGCAAACCGCTCAGGGAAAATTTGATAAAAGACAGCGTCCTTCACCCAAGCGGGTGGAGTAAAAACATCACCACGGTTTATGTACGGGAATTCAAACAGCCGGTTGGGATTCGCCGGACGCTCAGTCACAAACTCACTTTCCGTCATCCAAATGCGTTCATGCCCTTTTTGCAGCAGAAATCCATATTTCAGGCGCCGGTACGGGGGCACCGAAGAGCATTCCCAATAATCGAACATAGCATCCGAGGTGAAAAGCGTCATCGGAATCAGCTCTTTGGTAGCATCCCAGGCATATTTGTCTCCGGCCCAGGCGAAAACCTCGGTTAAATCCCCTTTTTTGGCGCGCAGGCGCAGATGAATCGTCTCGTGATCATAGGCATAAGACCAGTTTAACCGCGGGCGATGATAGACAGCTTCCAGTAACATTAAATAATTCCTCCTAAAAGTTTTGTGAGCGTACACATCCTCGGCCTGCTGCGTGCAAAACTCGCTTCGGAAGCATACGCTTAAGTTTTGTGAGCATAAGCAGCCAGAACAGGACTGAACAAACGGACTTCGGCAGCATTGGCGGCAGAGGCGGATGTGCCTTGTTGCACAATTAATGTGCCTTAGTTGCACTGATGGGCGCATTCTCTATCCGCAACAAAAAAAGGCACAACTGACAACGGTAGCTTGTCCGAGGTTGTACCTTTTTGAAGTTACATTGCCTTTTAGTTGTTTGCGGTGATGTCTGTGCAGCAGATGAGGCTGCTTATAATGTTTTGGATTATAGCATGGAATAATTAGGGGTTCAATACTTTAGTTCAAACCATTGCACAAAATTTTAGGAGACGGAAAACCGGTTTTTCTACAGGATAAATAACCAATAAAATCTAATAATATCCATTAAAATGAAATAAAAGGATAATAAGAAAGCTTACTCCAGATTTGTGGGAATGATTCGTTGTAAACCAGTAAGAATAGGAGCTTTCTTTTGAAAAAGGGAGGAAAACCGGTTTCCCTTCAGAAAATTGGGCAAATATGATTGAATACACTATGTGCAAACGTTTTTACAATTAAGATTACTGTTGTATTATGAAATAGAGGAATGAAGCGCTTTCTGGAACTTGCCGAAGCGTATTATAGACGGGGAACAAATAAATACATACATTTTTTTTGAAACCCCTGAAATCGTTTGCGCAAGATCTGAAGCAACATCGTAAGCGCAAAGCAAGATACACAAATTAGGAGGGGTTAAGTCAATGGAATTGAAAAAGCTTATGGTTCTCACCGCAGCATTCTCTATGGCAGCGTCCATTACAGCGTGCAGCTCTAACAACAACGGCAATAATGGGAAAAATGCTTCGGCAACCACAGCACCGGCAGATAATGCAACAGCAACTAATGCTGCGAACAGCGGCAACGCTTCGGCAGCAGGCGACATTAAACCGGAAGAGGGCGCATCGCTGCTCGTATGGGAGAGTAAAGAAGAGAGACCGTTTGCCGAGGAAATGGCCAAACAATTTACAGCTAAATATAACGTTCCAGTGAAAATTGAAGAGGTGGCACCGCCGGATCAGGTAGGCAAACTTACGCAGGATGGCCCATCCGGCCTGGCAGCAGATGTTGTGCTGATCCCGCATGACAATCTGGGCAAAGCCGTAAGCGCGAGCCTGCTGCTTCCAAACGATATTTTTGCCGAGCAGACTAAAGCTAACAACACGGAGGCTTCCATCGTAGGCTCCTCCTACGACGGCGAGCTGTACGGGTACCCAAGAGCGGCCGAAACCTATGCCCTCTACTACAATAAATCACTGGTCAAGGAAGCGCCTAAAACCTTTGATGACGTAATTACCTTCGGCAAAACGTTCACAGACAAAGCCAAAAACAAATACGGAATTATGTGGGAAGTCGGCAACATGTACTTTGGTTATCCCTTCATCGCCACTACGGGCGGCTATCTGTTCGGCAAAGACGGCACAGACAAAGACGATATCGGCCTGAACAATGAGGGTGCGATTGAAGGGCTGAAAACTTACGCCAAATTGAAAGAAATACTGCCAATCAAGAGCGGTGATATCAATGCGGACATTAAGCGCAGCTTGTTCAGCTCGGGCGATGTTGCCATGGATATGACAGGTCCTTGGGAGCTTGCAGCCTACAAGCAAGCGCTTGGCGATAATCTGGGGGTCACTCCAGTGCCTACGATTGACGGCAAAACAGCCATTACGTTCTCCGGCATCAAGATATTCGGTGTCAATGCCTACACGCAATATCCGAATGCAGCAAAACTGTATGCTGAATTTGCTTCAAGTAAGGAGTCCCAGCTTGAGCTCAATAAACTGGTTGGTTCAATTCCAACCAATAACGAAGCACTGAAGGATCCGCAAATTACGGGCGATCCGTATATCTCGGTTTTTGCTGAGCAGGCCAAGAACTCTCAGCCAATGCCGTCCATCCCTGCAATGGGCAATGTATGGAGTCCTGTGAACGCAGCCCTTCCGGAAATCTGGGATAACAATGCAGATCCTAAAGCGGCTATGGACAAAGCAGTACAGCAAATCAAAGACCTCAATAACGGTGCAACTGCGAAGTAACAGCAGTTTGTCAACAGCAAAACAATAGCATACAGTGGAATTCACTCGCCCGCCGCTCCGGGTAGCGGCGGGCAGTTCCTGAATTCCGCGCGGAGAGGAGAACGGAAGGGAAATGCAGCGACACCGCAGCAGAGCCGCAATACTGTCGACCATCTTTATGGGATTGGGACAAATATATAACCGCCAATTCATTAAAGGGCTTATTTTTATAGCTGTAGAGGCTGGAGCTCTGGTCTATTTCATTGCTAATTTGGGTAGGGCCTTCTGGGGTATTACTTCACTGGGGGATACACCCAGCCATCTGGAGAAAGTAAAAGGGATCACCAAAATGGTGCCCGGAGATCATTCCATCGTTATTTTGATTCAAAGCTTGATTACCTTAATGTTTTTTGTATTATTCCTGATTGCCTGGTTTATGAATATTAGGGATGCCCATAAAACCGGAGAAGAACGCGAAACTGGTCGTCCTTCGAATACATTCAAACAGTCCGTACGCTACGTTTTGGATTATAAATTTGCCCAGAGCTTTTTGCTGCTTCCGGGAATCGGTATTTTGTTCTTCACAATCATGCCGATTATCTTTATGATCATGTTGGCCTTTACGAACTTTGCCGCACCCGACCACATCCCGCCGGCGAGGCTGGTGGACTGGGTAGGTTTTGAAACCTTCCGTAATCTGCTGGTCCTTAAATCTTGGAGCCATACCTTTTACGGGGTACTTACCTGGACGATCGTCTGGGCGGTTTTATCAACTATAACTACTTACTTCGGCGGGATGCTCGTTGCCCTGCTGATCAACCAAAAAGGTATCCGCTTCAAGGGTCTGTGGAGACTGATTCTAATTGTGCCGTATGCCATTCCGCAGATGATTTCACTGCTGCTGATGCGCAACCTGTTCAACGGGCAGTTTGGCCCGATCAACCAGTATCTCGGCTATTTCGGGCTGGGGGGTCTGCCTTGGCTGACCGATCCGTTCTGGGCCAAGGTTACCGTTATTATGGTTAACATGTGGGTAGGTATTCCGGTATCCATGCTGCTGATTATGGGTGTGCTGACTACAATCCCGCGTGATATGTACGAAGCAGCCGAAGTGGACGGGGCGACCAATTATCAAAAGTTCCGCATTGTTACACTTCCAATGATCTTGTTCTCTACTGCACCTACGCTGATTATGCAATTTGCCGGCAATATCAACAACTTTAATGCCATCTACCTTCTGACTCAGGGAAATCCGGTCAACGGGAATTACCAGTATGCCGGATCAACGGACTTGCTGGTAACATGGCTGTACAAGCTGACGCTGGATCAGAACAAAAATAATATGGCTTCCGCGATAGGCATTATACTCTTCATCATTGTAGCCGGGTTCTCCCTGTACAATTACCGCCGGACCAAGTCATTCAAAGAGGAGGACATGATTCAATGATCATCGGACGCAAGCTTGCGAACTTTTTTCGCCTCAGCTTTAGTTACATTATTCTGATTGGGCTCGCGGTTGCTGCGATCTATCCGGCGCTCTGGATATTGTTGTCATCCTTCCGGCCGGGTAAGTCATTGTACAGCAAGACGCTGATTCCTGAACATTTTACTCTGGACCACTATAAGGAACTGTTCACTTCACCGGTGTATATGTTCGGGACCTGGTATGCGAATACACTTAAGATCGCCGTATTTTCTATGCTGATCGGTGTGGTACTGACCCTGCTGACCAGTTACGCGCTATCCAGATTCCGCTTCAAAACCCGCAAGACTACCATGTCGGTACTGCTCATTCTCGGGATGTTCCCGGGCTTCATGAGTATGATTGCGATTTACCTGCTGCTCAATCAGTTCAATCTGCTGGATAAGCATCTGGCGCTGATTATCGTCTATGCGGCAGGAGCACCGCTTGGCGGCACATTGATCGCCAAAGGCTTCCTGGATACCATCCCGCGTTCACTGGATGAAGCGGCACGGATTGACGGAGCCAGCAACTTCGGGATCTTTGCCCGGATTATTCTTCCGCTCTCCCGGCCGATGATTACCTATATGGCGCTCACGCAATTTGTTGGCCCATGGGTGGATTTCATCTTTGCCAAGCTGATATTGCGGACCAAGGATAACTGGACGGTCGCTGTCGGGATGTGGGATATGGTCAATACCATGCAGAATTCCAATTTTACCTTGTTCGCAGCGGGGGCTGTGCTGATTTCCGTCCCAATTATGATTCT
This genomic window contains:
- a CDS encoding sugar ABC transporter permease, which encodes MIIGRKLANFFRLSFSYIILIGLAVAAIYPALWILLSSFRPGKSLYSKTLIPEHFTLDHYKELFTSPVYMFGTWYANTLKIAVFSMLIGVVLTLLTSYALSRFRFKTRKTTMSVLLILGMFPGFMSMIAIYLLLNQFNLLDKHLALIIVYAAGAPLGGTLIAKGFLDTIPRSLDEAARIDGASNFGIFARIILPLSRPMITYMALTQFVGPWVDFIFAKLILRTKDNWTVAVGMWDMVNTMQNSNFTLFAAGAVLISVPIMILFAFLQRLLVDGLTAGASKG
- a CDS encoding sugar ABC transporter permease — translated: MQRHRSRAAILSTIFMGLGQIYNRQFIKGLIFIAVEAGALVYFIANLGRAFWGITSLGDTPSHLEKVKGITKMVPGDHSIVILIQSLITLMFFVLFLIAWFMNIRDAHKTGEERETGRPSNTFKQSVRYVLDYKFAQSFLLLPGIGILFFTIMPIIFMIMLAFTNFAAPDHIPPARLVDWVGFETFRNLLVLKSWSHTFYGVLTWTIVWAVLSTITTYFGGMLVALLINQKGIRFKGLWRLILIVPYAIPQMISLLLMRNLFNGQFGPINQYLGYFGLGGLPWLTDPFWAKVTVIMVNMWVGIPVSMLLIMGVLTTIPRDMYEAAEVDGATNYQKFRIVTLPMILFSTAPTLIMQFAGNINNFNAIYLLTQGNPVNGNYQYAGSTDLLVTWLYKLTLDQNKNNMASAIGIILFIIVAGFSLYNYRRTKSFKEEDMIQ